A genomic window from bacterium includes:
- a CDS encoding STAS/SEC14 domain-containing protein, whose product MEYNGKKIMDNDLSGLLPEKFINKMNKFENAVISQNDRNLLVLSDIENAQFSPASMIVLKKIAGTTAPYIKKYAIVGVKGIKKILFKAVQVVSTTSLEAFDSLEEAKKWLVE is encoded by the coding sequence ATGGAATATAATGGTAAAAAAATAATGGACAATGATTTATCTGGTCTATTACCTGAAAAATTCATAAATAAAATGAATAAATTCGAGAATGCTGTAATCAGCCAAAATGACAGAAACCTATTGGTTCTTTCTGATATTGAAAATGCACAATTTAGCCCTGCGAGTATGATTGTATTAAAAAAAATTGCAGGTACAACTGCGCCCTATATAAAAAAATATGCAATAGTTGGGGTTAAAGGTATTAAAAAAATATTGTTTAAGGCAGTGCAAGTTGTATCAACTACTTCCTTGGAAGCATTTGATTCATTAGAAGAAGCTAAAAAATGGTTAGTGGAATAA
- a CDS encoding delta-60 repeat domain-containing protein: MKTKTFFLSMILMIGLVLFGLVTKGYAASANDEFNPNADFAVHSLAVQADKKILVGVLFSNIGGIGKNRIARLNTDGSIDATFIPNADDAVRTLVEQADGKILAGDSFTSISGTPRNHIARLNTDGTLDIAFNSDASFFNRA; the protein is encoded by the coding sequence ATGAAAACGAAAACATTTTTTCTGAGTATGATATTAATGATTGGTCTGGTCCTGTTCGGGTTGGTGACAAAAGGCTATGCCGCATCAGCCAATGATGAATTCAATCCCAATGCAGACTTTGCCGTTCATTCCCTGGCTGTGCAGGCTGACAAAAAAATACTCGTAGGCGTTCTTTTTAGCAACATCGGAGGTATTGGCAAGAACCGCATCGCCCGCTTGAATACAGACGGCTCAATAGATGCCACTTTTATTCCCAATGCGGACGACGCTGTCCGTACCCTGGTTGAGCAGGCTGACGGAAAAATACTCGCAGGCGATAGTTTTACCAGTATCTCAGGCACACCCAGGAACCACATCGCCCGGCTGAACACGGACGGTACATTGGATATTGCTTTCAATTCTGATGCCAGCTTCTTCAATCGTGCTTGA
- the sppA gene encoding signal peptide peptidase SppA encodes MAFKWGKEFVFIALGLAFFVLLALLAGRTLYRMSAGGSIGLIEVQGMILEDRRIIMQLHKMNDHPMIRAIVISINSPGGTIASAQSISEEIKKIRRLGKPVVVSMSEVCASGGYYIACAADRIYANPGSITGSIGVILRYPEAGELMKKLGLNMEVVKSVPYKDIGDFSRKMNKSEKKIMQRMIDDLHAQFVEAVFDARGDKLAQALAAKQEKNLTDMLPEDIKKYLERLSDGRVFTGRQALQKGLIDKLGNLDDAVQTAAFLAKLKGKPRVLRDEGPSFLRRLMGSSQHHRKNVLGVLQGLKRGVQWDHLLKSIE; translated from the coding sequence ATGGCCTTTAAATGGGGAAAAGAATTTGTTTTTATTGCGCTCGGATTGGCGTTCTTTGTGTTGCTTGCGCTTTTGGCGGGACGCACGCTGTATCGAATGTCAGCGGGCGGTTCAATCGGCTTAATCGAAGTGCAGGGGATGATCCTGGAAGATCGTCGGATAATTATGCAATTGCATAAAATGAATGATCATCCCATGATTCGTGCCATTGTGATTTCGATCAATTCCCCCGGAGGTACAATCGCTTCCGCACAATCAATTTCCGAGGAAATAAAAAAAATTCGTCGGCTTGGAAAACCGGTGGTGGTATCGATGTCCGAAGTTTGTGCATCCGGCGGTTATTATATTGCCTGCGCGGCTGATCGGATTTATGCCAATCCCGGTTCGATTACCGGCTCTATCGGTGTGATCTTGCGATATCCGGAAGCGGGCGAATTAATGAAAAAACTTGGTCTGAATATGGAGGTTGTTAAAAGCGTTCCGTATAAAGATATCGGGGATTTTTCCAGAAAAATGAATAAATCCGAGAAAAAAATTATGCAGCGGATGATTGACGACCTGCATGCTCAATTTGTCGAGGCGGTCTTTGACGCGCGTGGGGACAAACTTGCACAAGCATTGGCAGCGAAACAGGAAAAAAACCTTACGGATATGTTGCCTGAAGATATAAAAAAATACTTGGAACGTTTATCCGATGGCAGGGTATTTACCGGACGTCAGGCCCTGCAAAAAGGATTGATTGATAAATTGGGGAATTTAGATGATGCCGTTCAAACTGCCGCTTTTCTCGCGAAACTAAAAGGAAAGCCCAGGGTATTGCGGGATGAGGGACCTTCTTTCTTACGAAGGCTCATGGGATCTTCACAACATCATCGCAAAAATGTTCTGGGCGTTTTGCAGGGACTCAAACGAGGGGTCCAGTGGGACCATCTTTTGAAATCAATCGAATGA